In Candidatus Binatia bacterium, one DNA window encodes the following:
- a CDS encoding DUF4215 domain-containing protein — protein sequence MKPVLLSLLALVFLSAAPQVAAGNVCGDFVVAGGEECDFGSDQPTIAVGADFSCALDDDGVVSCSGITASGDLGDQETGLTTIVGQKNEICGLTEEDSEILCWRVSREVIDVQPLCDPDPENDLPPADEEDCTENQLELYCTRPFDADPPGMNGVWRAVDGSEACFLRSEWGLSTLNDESGEPEVQASGVPRGEFVSIVTSSTHKCGLRPNGRAECWGPWLPLDRSHPGCTLGNLFPYCPELTDEVDRVASNEGPFVGLTSGSNFNCGILLEDRSLFCWGDNAILYSEGPSTQATLPTGEFVQVVASDRTLCALRVDRSVACVGDNASDLATPPGDAFRQLTAGKSHMCGLKVDGTIACWGADTKGQLDAPAGQFLQVVAGDDHSCATDAAGTVECWGGGDDAAWATGPSGSFLAAGLRDGDGCSSECEDEAGWDCSGDLCETTCGDGIATGFETCDDSTTPGGLADGDGCSAECLEEPGFLCDRSSSPTSCDDVCDDGTIDISETCEPGEFSGLQAECEAFTGDGGGCSSLIADFELEQHCEAAGTDDQCRLRDDVTCTSAAEAEELDSHRSCSRCGDGWVGGLEQCDDGNSTAGDGCVDCLIERPPLSNDTYECPAEPVRSELIPEDATVPVWWPLGGICTKVPDCGNGRIDDGEECDDDNTNSEDGCSDECVIEEDYACAEGVDASMEGTPYFLVSSCDICGNGLLNALAGEECDDGNLDDDDCCSSNCKFEAEGLTCGDSADSICSNPDTCDGQGSCDANDEPPGTSCGQPGGECKTGDLCDGSGTCQSGEYSSSDTVCREADGECDVAETCDGVSASCPSNSFQSSGTECGEAGTTCSDQDTCDGSGTCAANHKAAGVSCPDDGEICTEDLCDGSGQCAHPPGNANVVCRSVTGIDASCDPDEVCDGTSATCPADVYEVAGTSCDDGNPATEDDTCQLGICGCAEGPDLDGDLVPDLCDLDDGDLALYKAVVKYKIKKVGSVKLKGGVFQDPVAGEPVPAFDQGVTVRVEQGGSEVRTITFGPEDCRGNNVRVFRCFQSNSKTDKPKLQVRSKVLRGFPPRVSWDFKLVFGDVTADGPLGGDPSEIGVSLSLGDVDLHGSMSGCRVLPQKTVCKGP from the coding sequence TTGAAACCTGTACTTCTATCTCTTCTTGCTCTCGTCTTCCTGTCTGCCGCCCCGCAAGTGGCCGCGGGGAATGTTTGCGGTGATTTTGTCGTCGCCGGGGGCGAGGAGTGCGACTTCGGCTCCGATCAGCCGACCATTGCCGTTGGCGCCGATTTCAGCTGCGCCCTGGATGATGACGGGGTGGTGTCCTGTTCAGGGATTACCGCGTCCGGAGACCTGGGCGACCAGGAAACCGGCCTGACTACCATCGTTGGCCAGAAAAACGAGATTTGTGGCTTGACGGAAGAAGACAGCGAGATCCTTTGCTGGCGAGTCAGCCGCGAGGTGATTGATGTCCAGCCGCTCTGTGATCCCGATCCGGAAAATGACCTACCTCCGGCCGATGAGGAGGACTGCACCGAGAACCAACTGGAACTCTACTGCACCCGACCATTTGACGCCGATCCCCCCGGGATGAATGGCGTCTGGCGCGCTGTTGACGGGTCTGAGGCCTGCTTTCTTCGATCGGAGTGGGGTCTATCCACCCTCAACGACGAGAGCGGCGAGCCCGAGGTTCAGGCAAGCGGAGTTCCCCGAGGGGAATTCGTTTCGATCGTGACAAGTTCCACCCATAAGTGCGGGCTTCGACCCAATGGGCGCGCCGAATGTTGGGGGCCGTGGCTACCTCTTGACCGCAGTCACCCCGGATGCACCTTGGGGAATTTGTTCCCTTACTGTCCGGAGCTTACAGATGAGGTCGACCGTGTTGCGAGCAACGAAGGCCCCTTTGTGGGCCTCACTTCGGGTAGCAATTTCAACTGCGGGATTCTGTTGGAAGACCGATCCTTGTTCTGCTGGGGGGACAACGCGATCCTGTATAGCGAAGGGCCCTCGACGCAGGCGACTCTCCCCACCGGTGAGTTTGTCCAGGTGGTTGCTTCCGACAGAACGCTCTGCGCGTTGCGCGTCGATCGCTCGGTCGCATGCGTCGGCGACAATGCAAGTGATCTCGCGACGCCTCCGGGGGATGCCTTTCGTCAGTTGACTGCGGGCAAGAGCCATATGTGCGGCCTGAAGGTCGATGGGACGATCGCTTGCTGGGGCGCTGACACCAAGGGCCAACTCGATGCGCCTGCAGGCCAGTTCCTTCAGGTCGTCGCTGGCGACGACCATAGCTGTGCTACGGATGCCGCGGGCACCGTGGAGTGTTGGGGCGGCGGTGACGATGCGGCATGGGCCACCGGGCCCTCTGGCTCGTTCCTGGCAGCCGGGCTGCGCGACGGTGACGGCTGCTCCAGCGAATGCGAGGACGAAGCAGGTTGGGACTGCTCGGGGGATCTGTGCGAGACGACCTGTGGCGATGGGATCGCTACAGGCTTCGAGACCTGCGACGATTCTACGACCCCGGGGGGCCTTGCCGACGGAGATGGCTGTTCAGCCGAGTGTCTCGAGGAGCCCGGCTTTTTGTGCGATCGGTCTTCCTCGCCGACGAGCTGCGACGACGTTTGCGATGATGGTACGATCGATATCTCCGAGACCTGCGAGCCCGGAGAATTCTCGGGGCTTCAGGCCGAGTGCGAAGCTTTCACCGGAGACGGCGGTGGCTGCAGCTCGTTGATTGCCGACTTCGAACTCGAGCAGCATTGTGAAGCCGCCGGGACCGACGACCAGTGCCGGCTACGCGACGATGTCACGTGTACCTCGGCCGCCGAAGCCGAAGAACTCGATAGTCACCGCTCCTGCTCTCGTTGCGGTGACGGATGGGTCGGCGGCCTCGAGCAGTGTGACGATGGCAACAGTACGGCGGGCGACGGTTGTGTCGACTGTCTGATCGAGCGCCCGCCTCTTTCGAATGACACCTACGAGTGCCCGGCCGAGCCGGTCCGCTCCGAGTTGATTCCGGAAGATGCCACTGTCCCGGTCTGGTGGCCGCTTGGAGGCATCTGCACCAAAGTGCCCGATTGCGGCAATGGCCGCATTGATGATGGGGAGGAGTGCGACGACGACAACACCAACTCCGAGGATGGCTGCAGCGACGAGTGTGTAATCGAGGAAGACTATGCGTGTGCCGAGGGGGTCGATGCCTCGATGGAAGGAACGCCGTATTTCCTTGTCAGCTCGTGTGATATTTGCGGGAATGGACTCCTGAACGCGCTTGCGGGCGAAGAGTGCGATGACGGGAATCTGGACGACGACGATTGTTGCTCCTCCAACTGCAAGTTCGAGGCCGAAGGCTTGACTTGCGGTGACAGCGCGGACTCTATTTGCTCGAACCCGGATACTTGTGACGGCCAAGGGTCCTGCGATGCCAATGATGAGCCTCCGGGGACGTCCTGTGGTCAACCCGGCGGTGAATGCAAGACGGGTGATCTTTGTGATGGCAGTGGGACCTGTCAGTCGGGCGAATATTCATCGTCCGATACCGTGTGTCGAGAAGCAGACGGCGAATGTGATGTGGCAGAGACCTGCGACGGTGTGAGTGCTTCCTGCCCCTCGAACTCGTTCCAGTCTTCCGGGACGGAGTGCGGTGAGGCCGGGACCACATGTTCCGATCAGGATACCTGCGACGGTTCGGGCACGTGTGCCGCAAACCACAAGGCCGCGGGCGTTAGTTGTCCGGACGATGGTGAAATTTGCACCGAAGACCTCTGCGACGGAAGCGGGCAATGCGCCCACCCGCCAGGCAACGCGAACGTCGTCTGTCGATCGGTTACGGGGATCGATGCTTCCTGTGATCCCGACGAGGTCTGTGACGGGACTTCGGCCACCTGCCCGGCGGATGTTTACGAGGTCGCGGGAACTTCCTGTGACGATGGGAATCCGGCCACCGAGGACGATACCTGCCAGCTCGGGATCTGCGGCTGCGCGGAGGGCCCGGACCTCGATGGTGACCTGGTGCCGGATCTCTGTGACCTGGACGATGGCGACCTGGCGCTCTATAAGGCTGTCGTCAAATACAAGATAAAGAAAGTTGGATCGGTCAAGCTGAAGGGTGGGGTTTTTCAGGATCCGGTCGCCGGAGAGCCGGTCCCTGCCTTCGATCAGGGCGTGACAGTCCGCGTGGAGCAGGGTGGTTCCGAGGTGCGGACGATCACGTTCGGCCCCGAGGATTGTCGCGGGAACAACGTGCGCGTCTTCCGATGTTTCCAGTCGAATAGCAAGACGGACAAGCCGAAGCTGCAGGTTCGATCGAAGGTGCTCAGGGGCTTCCCGCCCAGAGTAAGCTGGGATTTCAAGCTTGTATTTGGAGACGTGACGGCAGATGGGCCTCTGGGTGGCGATCCCAGCGAGATCGGGGTTTCGCTCTCGCTGGGTGATGTCGACCTTCATGGCTCGATGTCGGGCTGCAGGGTCCTCCCTCAGAAAACAGTTTGCAAGGGTCCCTGA